One stretch of Mycobacterium riyadhense DNA includes these proteins:
- a CDS encoding PE family protein yields MAFVFVSSEVLAAAAADLSALGSTIGAASAAAAGATTGLASAAQDEVSAAIAGLFSQHGRDYQVLAGRVAGFHDEFTRALAVGGRVYAGAEAVNVGQLVLDAVNAPTEVLVGRALIGDGADGASGAVGQRGGDGGLLFGSGGSGGSSSDPGAAGGAGGSAGLIGNGGAGGTGGAGGTGGAGGRGGLVLGNGGAGGAGGSSTAVGATGGMGGVGGATGLFGHGGAGGAGGADTVGHGGDGAAGGRGGWLVGNGGAGGVGGAGSISGGTGGAGGSSALWGQGAQGGAGGAASAGDGAGGAGGAGGHATVVGSGGAGGAGGSSPDGDGGAGGAAGRGGWLVGSGGAGGAGGSGSTSGGAGGAGGDSALVGRGGVGGAGGAASGGGGQGGAGGAAGRAGLLGSGGVGGAGGSSPSGDGGDGGAGGRGGWLVGNGGAGGVGGNGGVSAGNGAVGGNSVVFGLGGDGGAGGAGSSAGGHGGAGGRGGWLVGSGGVGGAGGDGGDTGGHGGAGGDSVVWGHGGRGGTGGDGGISGGHGGDGGEALVVGHGGRGGAGGTGGGDGGDGGRSGWLLGAGGSGGVGGAGHAGGAGQDGGDGGDGGRGGAGGWFGWAGDGGTGGVGGAGGAGVDGLADEVGGDGGAGGAGGVGGAGGQRPLVFGVAGDGGSGGGGGAGGAGGAGGAGTSAAGAGGGAGGDGGAAGVGGAAGGGGGGAAGNAGAGGKGGDGGDGGAGAAGVDAAGGSGADGGVGFAGGAGGVGGQGGSSGVGGVNGAGGQGGDGGVGGQGGAGGSGVDAAGGDGGAGGQGGAAGAGGAAGSGGTGGAAGGFGDGGTGGKGGAGGAGDSGTDAAVGSGAAGGAGFAGGAGGAGGQGGSSGAGGTNGSGGQGGTGGTGGQGGAGGSGVDAAGGDGGVGGAGGAAGLGGAVGSGGTGGAAGKAGTGGQGGAGGAGGAGDSGADAAVGSGAVGGVGFAGGAGGAGGQGGSSGAGGVNGTGGQGGSGGTGGQGGAGGSGIDAAGGDGGVGGAGGAAGLGGAVGSGGTGGAAGKAGTGGQGGAGGNGGAGDSGADAAVGSGAVGGVGFAGGAGGAGGQGGSSGAGGVNGTGGQGGSGGTGGQGGAGGSGIDAAGGDGGVGGAGGAAGLGGAVGSGGTGGAAGKAGTGGQGGAGGNGGAGDSGADAAVGSGAIGGAGFAGGAGGQGGAGGASGVGGVNGTGGQGGTGGTGGQGGAGGSGIDAAGGDGGVGGKGGAAGLGGAAGIGGTGGAAGGFGDGGTGGQGGVGGAGDSGVDALVGSGAVGGVGFAGGAGGAGGQGGNSGVGGVNGTGGQGGTGGTGGQGGAGGSGTDAAGGDGGIGGQGGAAGLGGAAGIGGTGGAAGGFGTGGTGGVGGTGGAGGSGVDALVGSGAAGGVGFAGGAGGQGGAGGNSGAGGVNGTGGTGGIGGTGGQGGAGGSGTNADGGDGGVGGQGGAAGLGGAAGIGGTGGAAGGFGDGGTGGKGGVGGAGDSGVDALVGSGAAGGAGFAGGAGGAGGQGGSSGAGGANGTGGQGGTGGAGGQGGAGGSGTDAAGGDGGVGGQGGAAGSGGSAGSGGTGGAAGGFGDGGAGGKGGAGGAGDNGVDGASGSGATGGEGFAGGAGGQGGAGGSSGAGGVNGTGGQGGTGGTGGQGGAGGSGTDAAGGDGGVGGQGGAAGSGGSAGSGGTGGAAGGFGDGGTGGKGGAGGAGDNGVDGAIGSGATGGVGFAGGAGGQGGAGGNSGAGGVNGTGGQGGTGGTGGQGGTGGSGTATTGAAGGQGGDGGDGGAGGAAGAGGVAGTGGTGGTAGGIGDGGDGGAGGVGGTGGSGSNGDISSHPAGYAGGDGGAGGAGGKGGDSAAGGTNGDGGAGGTGGQGGQAGHGTSGSPLLGPGDGGQGGAGGVGGTGGDAGTGGAGGVAGAGANGGAGGNGGVGGTGYGSNGPAGPGGQGGNGGVGGAGGQGGAAAAGGLNGDGGQGGDGGTAGNGGAGGSSTGGSVGPDGGAGGDGGAGGNAGLGGAAGTGAGSAGTAGNAGNGGNGGQGGNGGEGGAGATGIGLGAGGDGGAAGNGGAGGNSGVGGTNGAGGQGGNGGAGGDGATGAAGSGSAGGAGGNGGDGGTAGTGGAAGTGGTGGTAGGVGTGGQGGDGGTGGTGGSGTAGASGTGATGGEGFAGGTGGAGGAGGSAAVGGVNGDGGLGGAGGQGGTGGAGSDSDGDTVGGDGGLGGGGGQGGIGGSAGGGAGAAGNAGDGGQGGTGGTGGKGGLGFATNPSGNGGVGGGGGNGGTGGNATVGGANGSGGAGGTGGMGGAAGATNTAGSNGGDGGIGGNGGDAGAGTGTAGNGGDGGDGGAGANGGAAASEFGVTVEQGGDGGNGGAGGTGGNAPVGGLNGSGGKGGAGGSGGSGSFAFTSSSGTAGGAGGAGGDGGTGGSPGSGAGTAGSGGGGGLGGNGGDGGDGATNSGGVGGTGGDGGAAGTGGQGGAAAGSGTNGDGGDGGVGGTGGDGGASGTGSSSPGFQGGTGGKGGTGGDGGQAGGGAGTAGAAGNGGAGGIGGQGGTGGDGGAGNFDGGQGGTGGAGGAAGNGADGITPGGSGGAGGSGGAGGEGGVGGDPSGSGNSGAGGNGGDGGVGGTGGNGATGGDGGTGGSGGVGGNGLAGVQFGGNGGNGGNGGNAGAAGAGGNGANGGDGGDGGDGGSGEGAGDGGFGGAGGLGGVGTPPGGVNGTDGAQGTDG; encoded by the coding sequence ATGGCGTTTGTGTTCGTGTCTTCGGAGGTGTTGGCTGCGGCGGCGGCGGATTTGTCGGCGTTGGGGTCGACGATTGGTGCGGCCAGTGCGGCGGCGGCGGGGGCTACGACGGGGTTGGCTAGTGCTGCGCAGGATGAGGTGTCGGCGGCGATCGCGGGGTTGTTTTCTCAGCATGGGCGCGATTATCAGGTGTTGGCGGGGCGGGTGGCGGGGTTTCATGACGAGTTCACTCGGGCGTTGGCTGTGGGTGGGCGGGTGTATGCGGGGGCCGAGGCGGTCAATGTCGGTCAGTTGGTGCTTGATGCGGTCAACGCGCCGACTGAGGTGTTGGTGGGGCGGGCGTTGATTGGTGATGGTGCTGATGGGGCTAGTGGTGCGGTGGGTCAGCGTGGTGGTGATGGTGGGTTGTTGTTCGGTAGTGGGGGTAGTGGGGGTAGTAGCAGTGATCCGGGGGCGGCCGGGGGTGCGGGGGGTTCGGCGGGGTTGATCGGCAATGGTGGGGCCGGCGGAACGGGTGGGGCCGGGGGGACTGGTGGTGCCGGGGGCCGTGGCGGGTTGGTGTTGGGCAATGGTGGGGCTGGTGGGGCCGGTGGGAGTTCGACCGCGGTGGGGGCCACCGGTGGGATGGGTGGTGTTGGTGGTGCGACGGGGTTGTTTGGCCATGGCGGGGCGGGTGGGGCCGGTGGGGCCGACACCGTTGGTCATGGTGGTGACGGTGCTGCCGGGGGGCGCGGCGGCTGGCTTGTGGGTAACGGTGGTGCGGGTGGGGTTGGTGGGGCTGGCAGCATCTCGGGTGGTACCGGCGGGGCCGGTGGTAGCTCCGCGCTGTGGGGTCAGGGCGCTCAGGGTGGGGCTGGTGGGGCGGCCAGTGCGGGTGATGGTGCTGGCGGGGCGGGTGGGGCCGGTGGTCATGCCACCGTGGTGGGTTCCGGTGGTGCGGGTGGGGCCGGCGGCAGCAGCCCTGACGGTGATGGTGGTGCTGGTGGGGCTGCGGGGCGCGGCGGCTGGCTGGTCGGCAGTGGCGGGGCCGGCGGGGCCGGCGGGTCTGGTAGCACGAGCGGTGGGGCTGGCGGGGCCGGCGGCGACTCTGCGCTGGTGGGTCGGGGCGGGGTCGGCGGGGCTGGTGGGGCCGCTAGCGGTGGCGGCGGTCAGGGCGGGGCCGGCGGGGCCGCGGGCAGGGCCGGGTTGCTGGGGTCCGGCGGGGTCGGTGGGGCCGGTGGGAGCAGCCCCAGCGGTGATGGTGGTGATGGTGGGGCCGGGGGCCGCGGTGGGTGGCTTGTCGGTAACGGCGGGGCTGGTGGGGTCGGCGGCAACGGTGGTGTGAGCGCCGGGAACGGCGCTGTCGGCGGTAATTCTGTGGTGTTTGGTCTAGGTGGTGATGGCGGTGCCGGTGGGGCGGGTAGCAGTGCCGGTGGTCATGGTGGGGCTGGGGGTCGTGGTGGGTGGCTGGTGGGCTCCGGGGGTGTTGGTGGGGCCGGTGGTGATGGCGGCGACACCGGTGGTCATGGCGGGGCCGGTGGGGATTCGGTGGTGTGGGGTCATGGTGGGCGTGGCGGGACTGGTGGTGATGGTGGCATTAGTGGTGGTCATGGTGGTGATGGCGGCGAGGCGTTGGTGGTGGGTCATGGTGGGCGCGGTGGGGCCGGTGGGACCGGTGGTGGTGATGGTGGTGATGGTGGGCGCAGTGGGTGGCTGCTGGGGGCCGGGGGTAGTGGTGGGGTGGGCGGGGCCGGGCATGCTGGTGGGGCGGGTCAAGATGGCGGTGACGGCGGTGATGGTGGTCGCGGTGGGGCCGGTGGGTGGTTCGGGTGGGCCGGTGATGGCGGCACCGGCGGGGTCGGTGGTGCTGGTGGGGCCGGGGTGGATGGGTTGGCCGATGAGGTCGGCGGCGATGGCGGGGCCGGTGGGGCTGGTGGGGTCGGTGGGGCTGGGGGTCAGCGTCCGCTGGTGTTCGGTGTTGCTGGTGATGGGGGCAGCGGTGGTGGTGGTGGGGCCGGCGGTGCCGGTGGGGCCGGTGGGGCGGGTACCAGCGCTGCGGGTGCTGGCGGCGGTGCCGGTGGTGATGGTGGAGCGGCCGGGGTGGGTGGGGCTGCTGGCGGTGGTGGCGGTGGGGCCGCGGGCAACGCGGGTGCTGGCGGCAAGGGCGGTGATGGTGGTGATGGTGGTGCCGGTGCGGCCGGTGTCGACGCCGCCGGGGGTTCGGGCGCCGATGGTGGTGTCGGGTTTGCTGGGGGTGCTGGTGGTGTCGGCGGCCAGGGCGGCAGCAGCGGTGTTGGTGGTGTCAACGGCGCCGGTGGTCAGGGCGGTGATGGCGGTGTCGGTGGCCAAGGCGGCGCTGGTGGATCGGGTGTCGACGCCGCCGGTGGTGACGGTGGGGCCGGCGGTCAAGGTGGTGCGGCCGGCGCCGGCGGTGCCGCGGGTAGCGGCGGGACTGGTGGGGCCGCGGGCGGCTTCGGTGACGGCGGTACCGGCGGCAAGGGCGGTGCTGGTGGGGCCGGGGACAGCGGCACGGATGCGGCCGTGGGTTCGGGTGCGGCCGGCGGGGCCGGGTTCGCCGGCGGCGCCGGCGGGGCCGGTGGCCAGGGCGGCAGCAGTGGTGCTGGTGGCACTAACGGCAGCGGCGGCCAAGGCGGCACCGGCGGCACCGGCGGCCAAGGCGGTGCTGGTGGATCGGGTGTCGATGCCGCCGGTGGTGACGGTGGTGTTGGTGGGGCCGGTGGGGCGGCCGGCCTCGGTGGTGCTGTGGGCAGCGGCGGGACCGGTGGGGCCGCGGGTAAGGCGGGTACCGGCGGCCAGGGTGGCGCCGGCGGTGCTGGTGGTGCCGGTGACAGTGGTGCGGATGCGGCCGTGGGTTCGGGTGCGGTCGGCGGGGTCGGGTTTGCGGGCGGTGCTGGTGGGGCCGGCGGCCAGGGCGGCAGCAGTGGTGCTGGTGGTGTCAATGGCACCGGTGGTCAGGGCGGTAGCGGCGGCACCGGCGGCCAAGGCGGGGCCGGTGGATCCGGTATCGACGCGGCCGGCGGTGACGGCGGTGTTGGTGGGGCCGGTGGGGCGGCCGGCCTCGGCGGTGCTGTGGGCAGCGGCGGGACCGGTGGGGCCGCGGGTAAGGCGGGTACCGGCGGCCAGGGTGGCGCTGGGGGTAACGGTGGTGCCGGTGACAGTGGTGCGGACGCGGCCGTGGGTTCGGGTGCGGTCGGCGGGGTCGGGTTTGCGGGCGGGGCTGGCGGGGCCGGCGGCCAGGGCGGCAGCAGTGGTGCTGGTGGTGTCAATGGCACCGGTGGTCAGGGCGGTAGCGGCGGCACCGGCGGCCAAGGCGGGGCCGGTGGATCCGGTATCGACGCGGCCGGCGGTGACGGCGGTGTTGGTGGGGCCGGTGGGGCGGCCGGCCTCGGCGGTGCTGTGGGCAGCGGCGGGACCGGTGGGGCCGCGGGTAAGGCGGGTACCGGCGGCCAGGGCGGCGCTGGGGGTAACGGTGGGGCCGGTGACAGTGGTGCGGATGCGGCCGTGGGTTCGGGCGCGATCGGCGGGGCCGGGTTTGCTGGTGGGGCCGGCGGCCAGGGCGGCGCCGGTGGCGCCAGCGGTGTTGGTGGTGTCAACGGCACCGGTGGTCAGGGCGGCACCGGCGGCACCGGCGGCCAAGGCGGGGCCGGTGGATCCGGTATCGATGCCGCTGGTGGTGACGGTGGTGTCGGTGGCAAAGGCGGGGCGGCCGGCCTCGGTGGTGCGGCGGGTATCGGCGGGACTGGTGGGGCCGCGGGCGGCTTCGGTGACGGCGGCACCGGTGGACAAGGCGGTGTCGGTGGGGCCGGTGACAGCGGTGTGGATGCGTTGGTGGGTTCGGGTGCGGTCGGCGGGGTTGGGTTTGCTGGCGGGGCCGGTGGGGCCGGCGGCCAGGGCGGCAATAGCGGTGTTGGTGGTGTCAATGGCACCGGTGGTCAGGGCGGTACCGGCGGTACCGGCGGTCAAGGTGGTGCTGGCGGATCGGGCACCGATGCCGCCGGCGGTGACGGCGGTATCGGCGGCCAAGGTGGGGCGGCCGGCCTCGGTGGTGCGGCGGGTATCGGCGGGACTGGTGGGGCCGCGGGCGGCTTCGGTACCGGCGGTACCGGCGGTGTCGGCGGGACTGGTGGGGCCGGTGGAAGTGGTGTTGATGCGTTGGTCGGTTCGGGCGCGGCTGGTGGTGTTGGGTTTGCTGGCGGTGCCGGTGGTCAGGGTGGTGCGGGTGGCAATAGCGGCGCTGGCGGTGTCAATGGCACCGGCGGTACTGGCGGTATCGGCGGTACCGGCGGCCAAGGTGGGGCTGGCGGATCGGGCACCAACGCCGACGGGGGTGACGGTGGTGTTGGTGGTCAAGGCGGGGCGGCCGGCCTCGGTGGTGCGGCGGGTATAGGCGGGACTGGTGGGGCCGCGGGCGGTTTCGGTGACGGCGGCACCGGCGGCAAGGGCGGTGTCGGTGGGGCCGGTGACAGTGGTGTGGATGCGTTGGTGGGTTCGGGCGCGGCCGGTGGGGCCGGGTTCGCCGGCGGCGCCGGTGGGGCCGGTGGCCAGGGCGGCAGCAGCGGTGCCGGTGGTGCTAATGGCACCGGTGGTCAAGGCGGCACCGGCGGCGCCGGCGGTCAAGGTGGTGCTGGCGGATCGGGCACCGATGCCGCTGGTGGTGACGGTGGTGTTGGCGGCCAGGGCGGGGCGGCCGGTTCGGGCGGTTCGGCGGGTAGCGGTGGGACTGGTGGGGCCGCGGGCGGCTTCGGTGACGGCGGCGCTGGCGGCAAGGGCGGTGCCGGTGGAGCCGGGGACAATGGTGTGGATGGGGCCAGTGGTTCGGGTGCGACCGGTGGTGAAGGGTTTGCTGGCGGGGCCGGTGGGCAGGGCGGCGCCGGCGGCAGTAGCGGCGCTGGTGGTGTAAACGGCACCGGTGGTCAGGGCGGTACCGGCGGTACCGGCGGCCAAGGTGGTGCTGGTGGATCGGGCACCGATGCCGCCGGCGGTGACGGTGGTGTTGGCGGCCAGGGCGGGGCGGCCGGTTCGGGCGGTTCGGCGGGTAGCGGTGGGACTGGTGGGGCCGCGGGCGGCTTCGGTGACGGCGGTACCGGCGGCAAGGGCGGTGCCGGTGGAGCCGGGGACAATGGTGTGGATGGGGCCATTGGTTCGGGTGCGACCGGTGGTGTCGGGTTTGCTGGCGGGGCCGGTGGGCAGGGCGGCGCCGGCGGCAATAGCGGCGCCGGTGGTGTAAACGGCACCGGTGGTCAAGGCGGCACCGGCGGGACTGGCGGTCAAGGCGGCACCGGCGGGTCAGGCACCGCTACCACCGGCGCCGCCGGCGGCCAAGGCGGCGACGGTGGCGACGGTGGGGCCGGCGGAGCGGCTGGCGCTGGCGGCGTGGCCGGTACCGGCGGCACCGGCGGCACGGCGGGCGGCATCGGTGACGGAGGAGACGGCGGCGCCGGTGGTGTTGGTGGTACGGGCGGCAGCGGGAGCAACGGCGACATATCCTCCCATCCCGCCGGCTACGCGGGCGGCGACGGGGGCGCGGGCGGGGCCGGCGGCAAAGGCGGTGACAGCGCCGCTGGCGGGACAAACGGTGATGGTGGCGCAGGCGGAACCGGCGGCCAGGGCGGCCAAGCCGGCCACGGCACCAGTGGGAGCCCGCTCTTGGGCCCCGGTGATGGCGGCCAAGGGGGTGCAGGCGGCGTTGGTGGCACTGGCGGCGACGCGGGCACCGGTGGCGCAGGCGGGGTCGCAGGTGCCGGCGCCAATGGCGGGGCCGGGGGCAATGGCGGGGTAGGCGGCACCGGCTACGGAAGCAACGGCCCCGCCGGTCCCGGGGGCCAAGGCGGCAATGGAGGTGTCGGTGGCGCTGGTGGTCAAGGCGGCGCGGCTGCCGCTGGCGGTCTCAACGGCGACGGAGGTCAAGGCGGTGACGGCGGTACTGCTGGGAACGGTGGGGCCGGCGGCTCTAGCACCGGCGGCTCGGTCGGCCCCGATGGCGGCGCCGGCGGGGACGGTGGGGCAGGTGGGAACGCCGGCCTGGGAGGAGCCGCGGGCACTGGTGCAGGTAGTGCCGGCACCGCCGGGAACGCGGGTAACGGCGGGAACGGCGGTCAAGGCGGTAACGGCGGGGAAGGTGGTGCTGGCGCCACCGGTATCGGCCTGGGTGCAGGTGGCGATGGCGGGGCCGCCGGCAACGGCGGCGCTGGCGGCAACAGTGGCGTCGGCGGCACCAATGGTGCTGGGGGCCAAGGCGGCAATGGCGGTGCCGGCGGCGACGGCGCGACCGGTGCCGCGGGCAGCGGCAGTGCGGGCGGCGCCGGCGGTAACGGTGGCGATGGCGGCACCGCTGGCACGGGCGGGGCTGCCGGGACCGGCGGCACCGGCGGCACGGCGGGCGGCGTAGGTACCGGCGGCCAGGGCGGTGACGGCGGCACCGGTGGGACCGGCGGCAGCGGCACCGCCGGGGCCAGCGGTACGGGCGCAACCGGCGGAGAAGGGTTTGCCGGTGGTACCGGAGGGGCCGGCGGCGCGGGCGGAAGCGCCGCTGTCGGCGGGGTCAACGGCGATGGTGGTCTCGGTGGCGCCGGTGGGCAAGGCGGCACCGGAGGTGCCGGTTCCGATTCTGACGGAGACACCGTGGGCGGCGATGGCGGCCTCGGCGGTGGCGGCGGGCAAGGCGGCATCGGCGGCTCCGCCGGCGGCGGTGCTGGTGCGGCCGGCAACGCGGGCGATGGCGGGCAAGGTGGCACCGGCGGTACCGGCGGCAAGGGCGGTCTCGGGTTCGCAACGAACCCCTCCGGCAACGGTGGCGTCGGCGGTGGCGGCGGCAACGGCGGGACCGGCGGGAACGCCACCGTCGGCGGCGCCAACGGCTCCGGTGGCGCCGGCGGTACCGGCGGCATGGGCGGTGCGGCCGGCGCCACCAACACCGCTGGCAGCAACGGGGGCGACGGCGGCATTGGGGGCAACGGCGGCGACGCTGGCGCCGGCACCGGCACCGCCGGCAACGGCGGCGACGGCGGCGACGGCGGCGCCGGGGCTAACGGGGGTGCCGCTGCGAGCGAATTTGGAGTCACTGTCGAGCAGGGTGGGGATGGCGGCAACGGCGGTGCTGGCGGCACCGGTGGGAACGCCCCCGTCGGCGGCCTCAACGGGAGCGGGGGCAAAGGCGGTGCCGGCGGCTCCGGCGGCTCCGGCAGCTTTGCCTTCACCAGTAGCTCCGGTACCGCCGGTGGGGCAGGAGGGGCCGGCGGCGACGGCGGCACCGGTGGGAGCCCCGGCTCCGGCGCAGGAACCGCAGGCAGCGGCGGCGGCGGCGGCCTGGGCGGAAACGGCGGCGACGGCGGCGACGGTGCTACCAACAGCGGCGGGGTTGGCGGCACCGGTGGTGACGGCGGCGCGGCCGGCACCGGTGGCCAAGGCGGTGCGGCTGCCGGCAGCGGCACCAACGGCGACGGCGGCGATGGAGGTGTCGGCGGCACGGGTGGTGACGGCGGCGCCAGCGGCACGGGCAGCAGCAGCCCGGGCTTCCAAGGCGGCACGGGCGGCAAAGGCGGCACCGGCGGCGACGGCGGCCAGGCAGGCGGCGGTGCAGGCACCGCCGGTGCCGCGGGTAACGGCGGTGCCGGTGGCATCGGTGGCCAAGGTGGTACGGGCGGCGACGGCGGCGCGGGGAACTTCGACGGTGGCCAAGGCGGCACCGGCGGCGCCGGAGGTGCCGCCGGCAACGGCGCCGACGGCATCACACCTGGCGGCAGCGGCGGCGCGGGCGGCTCCGGCGGTGCTGGCGGTGAAGGCGGTGTCGGTGGTGACCCCTCCGGCTCCGGGAACTCCGGGGCCGGCGGCAATGGCGGCGACGGCGGCGTCGGCGGTACCGGCGGCAACGGCGCGACCGGTGGCGATGGCGGCACCGGCGGTAGCGGGGGCGTCGGCGGCAACGGCCTGGCCGGTGTGCAATTCGGCGGCAACGGCGGCAATGGCGGCAACGGCGGGAACGCCGGCGCTGCAGGGGCCGGCGGTAACGGCGCCAATGGCGGCGACGGCGGCGACGGCGGCGACGGCGGCAGCGGCGAAGGCGCTGGCGATGGCGGCTTCGGCGGCGCCGGGGGCCTCGGCGGTGTTGGCACCCCACCCGGCGGCGTCAACGGCACGGATGGAGCGCAGGGCACTGACGGTTAA
- a CDS encoding tyrosine-type recombinase/integrase, translated as MDPTRSFDAGDRAAPVVDLLIEYGRWLDHQRGLAPTTVVNYRKEVAQFLKALPQSAEASVGLLDAGMVTAFMVEFCRERNTNSAKSMARSVRSFLRFAHATGRISADLSGAVPVPAAWHLASLPKAVPAADLEHLLDVAARHCWTATDRRDYAILLLLARLGLRRGEIAALGLDDIDWRAGELTIVGKGNHVERLPLPAEPGEAIAAWLVDGRPACTTRSVFTTVKPAGRPISPGAIAHLVAAACQDAGLERINAHRFRHTLATEMLRSGASLPEVSQVLRHRSARSTAIYAKVDDVALRPLARPWPTITAKTDPDAGRALARPWPGARS; from the coding sequence ATGGACCCCACACGCAGCTTCGATGCCGGTGATCGTGCCGCGCCGGTAGTTGATTTGCTCATCGAGTACGGGCGCTGGCTGGATCATCAGCGTGGATTGGCGCCGACAACGGTTGTCAATTACAGGAAGGAGGTTGCGCAGTTTCTCAAGGCATTGCCACAGTCCGCCGAGGCCTCGGTGGGTCTTTTGGATGCCGGCATGGTCACTGCGTTCATGGTCGAATTTTGCAGGGAACGGAATACGAATTCGGCCAAGTCGATGGCGCGGTCGGTCCGCTCGTTTCTGCGATTCGCCCACGCCACAGGCCGCATATCGGCGGATCTGTCGGGGGCGGTTCCGGTTCCGGCGGCCTGGCATTTGGCGTCGCTTCCCAAGGCGGTGCCGGCGGCAGATCTTGAGCATCTGTTGGATGTCGCAGCGCGGCACTGCTGGACTGCCACCGATCGGCGCGATTATGCGATCTTGCTGCTGTTGGCCCGACTCGGGCTCCGCAGAGGCGAGATCGCAGCTCTTGGTCTCGACGATATCGACTGGCGGGCAGGAGAACTCACCATCGTCGGCAAAGGTAACCACGTCGAGCGTTTACCTCTGCCGGCTGAACCTGGTGAGGCGATCGCGGCGTGGCTAGTCGATGGCAGGCCGGCATGCACGACGCGGTCGGTGTTCACCACCGTCAAGCCGGCGGGGCGTCCGATATCGCCCGGAGCGATCGCGCATCTGGTGGCTGCGGCGTGCCAAGACGCGGGGCTAGAGCGGATCAACGCGCACCGTTTCCGTCACACGCTGGCAACGGAGATGCTGCGCTCTGGGGCCTCACTGCCGGAGGTGAGTCAGGTGCTGCGCCACCGCAGTGCGCGCTCGACCGCGATTTACGCCAAAGTTGATGACGTCGCACTGCGGCCCTTGGCCCGGCCCTGGCCGACAATCACAGCGAAGACAGACCCCGACGCTGGCCGGGCACTGGCGCGCCCGTGGCCGGGGGCACGGTCATGA
- a CDS encoding tyrosine-type recombinase/integrase — translation MNTLRENVTDYLATRRALGFKLEGLSKLLLSFVAFCEQRGATRVNHDLVIQWATTQMKVPVSEALVARRLDAVRIFARYQHALDPATQIPAEELRPRRYRPKQPNVLNQNDICALLAATSILEPAFKALTWRILIGLLTATGLRPGEACRLAVSDINLASGMIQILETKFGKSRLVFIHPSTVTVIADYLQARQAWVGASTHASSTVFLNARRGPLCPDRLNGTFREIVTAAGLTTAPGHRPVRLHDLRHTFAVTTMIDWYREGQDVQARLPLLSTWLGHVDPASTYWYLHAVPELLALAADRLDNDAEAPVTEPAP, via the coding sequence ATGAACACGCTGCGTGAGAACGTCACTGATTACCTCGCCACCCGCAGGGCGCTGGGATTCAAACTCGAAGGCCTGAGCAAGCTGCTGCTGAGCTTCGTCGCGTTCTGCGAGCAACGGGGAGCCACCCGGGTCAACCACGACCTCGTGATCCAATGGGCCACAACCCAGATGAAGGTTCCGGTTAGTGAAGCGCTAGTAGCTCGCCGGTTGGATGCGGTGCGGATCTTCGCCCGATACCAGCATGCGTTGGACCCCGCCACGCAGATCCCGGCCGAAGAACTCCGCCCTCGGCGCTACCGGCCAAAACAGCCAAATGTGCTCAACCAGAACGACATCTGCGCACTGCTGGCCGCGACAAGCATTCTGGAGCCTGCGTTCAAGGCGTTGACGTGGCGAATATTGATCGGTCTGCTGACCGCCACCGGGCTACGCCCCGGCGAAGCGTGCCGGCTGGCCGTCAGCGACATCAACCTGGCTAGCGGAATGATCCAGATTCTGGAGACGAAGTTCGGCAAGTCCCGGCTGGTGTTTATCCATCCGAGCACCGTCACCGTGATCGCTGATTACCTGCAAGCCCGCCAAGCATGGGTTGGGGCCAGCACGCACGCCAGCTCAACGGTTTTCCTCAACGCCCGGCGTGGACCGCTATGCCCGGACCGGCTCAACGGCACCTTCCGAGAGATCGTCACCGCCGCCGGGTTGACCACCGCGCCGGGTCACCGGCCAGTCCGTCTGCACGATCTGCGCCATACCTTCGCCGTGACCACAATGATCGACTGGTACCGCGAGGGTCAGGACGTTCAAGCGCGGCTGCCACTGCTGTCAACCTGGCTCGGCCATGTCGATCCCGCCTCGACCTACTGGTATCTGCACGCAGTGCCCGAACTGCTCGCCCTTGCCGCCGACCGCCTCGACAACGACGCCGAAGCCCCTGTCACGGAGCCGGCGCCATGA
- a CDS encoding tyrosine-type recombinase/integrase gives MTAPTLSSLLQGFFTDRLRSHLQASSQTVAAYRDTFKLLLIFAAGQTKRSPAQLTFDDFDATMIGAFLNYLETERHNSTATRNARLAAIHSFYRYALPLIPDRADTASQILAIPQRRHDHATVSYLTSTETEALLATPDRTTWYGRRDHALLLTAVTTGLRVSEITTLTISDIATMTPGPAVHTTGKGRKERSTPLTKPTAAVLRAWLPEAGTAASSPAFPTQRKTPMSADAVQRLVAKHAAAAAITCPSIAAKRVTPHTLRHTAAMALLHAGIDTSVIALWLGHESPLTTHIYLHADMTIKERALNRVTGPNTTPGRYRPADDLLNFLEHL, from the coding sequence ATGACCGCGCCGACGCTGAGCTCGCTGCTGCAAGGGTTCTTCACCGATCGGTTGCGAAGTCACCTGCAGGCCAGTTCGCAAACGGTCGCGGCCTACCGGGACACCTTCAAGCTTCTGCTGATCTTCGCCGCCGGCCAGACAAAGAGATCCCCGGCGCAGCTGACATTCGATGACTTCGACGCCACGATGATCGGCGCCTTCTTGAATTACCTTGAAACCGAACGCCACAACAGCACCGCGACCCGCAACGCACGGCTGGCCGCGATCCACTCGTTCTACCGCTATGCGCTGCCACTGATCCCAGACCGCGCTGACACGGCCAGCCAGATCTTGGCGATCCCGCAACGCCGCCATGACCACGCGACTGTGTCGTATCTGACCAGCACCGAGACCGAGGCCCTACTGGCCACGCCAGACCGCACCACCTGGTACGGACGCCGCGACCACGCCCTGCTGCTCACCGCCGTCACGACCGGTCTTCGCGTCTCGGAGATCACCACGCTGACCATCAGCGACATCGCCACCATGACACCAGGACCAGCCGTTCATACCACCGGAAAGGGCCGAAAGGAACGCAGCACACCGCTGACCAAGCCCACCGCAGCCGTCCTACGGGCCTGGCTGCCAGAGGCCGGCACTGCCGCCAGCAGTCCAGCCTTTCCAACGCAACGTAAGACACCGATGTCGGCAGACGCCGTTCAACGTCTCGTCGCCAAACACGCTGCCGCAGCGGCGATTACCTGCCCATCGATCGCGGCCAAACGCGTCACTCCACACACGCTGCGCCACACCGCGGCGATGGCGCTGCTACACGCCGGCATCGACACTTCGGTGATCGCCCTGTGGCTGGGCCACGAAAGCCCACTCACAACCCACATCTATCTGCACGCCGACATGACCATCAAAGAACGTGCGCTCAACCGCGTCACCGGGCCGAACACCACCCCCGGCCGCTACCGACCAGCCGACGATCTCCTCAACTTTCTCGAACACCTATGA